TTTGTGGTAACGCGTTAGCACCATACAGCGTCATCAATAACTGGCTGGTAATATCTAATACATCGAGGGTTCTTTCTTTAATATATTTGCTCGATGAGCGGTTAAGTATTTCACAGAACTCTATCGCGGCAAGTGTAATCGCTGACCATGCATTGTTGCCGTTTTCGATAAAGCCGGTGATGGCGCTCTGGAAAGCGGCATCGGTGATAATCGATAAATGCGCCTGAATAATCTCGTGCTCAACACCGCTGCTCATCTCCAGAGCCGCAATTTTCTCATTTTTCAGGATTTCCAGACCGGTAATCACCGACTCTTTTTCCTGTGCAGCGGTGCGTTGCTGTGCCGGGCTACGTGCCAGTATCTCCTGCAACGTCAGGCTCTGGATAACCACCGGTCTGGCGATCGCCACACCGCCGCTGATGCGTGATCCCTGGATAAAACTCAGTTGTGTTTCCCGCAGGGAACGTGGCAGATAACCTGCTGGCGCTGCGGGTTCTTCTTCCTGCGTCATTTCAAAAGACGGCAGTTTTTCCAGTAAGGCCGACAGCTGATTTGCGGCGTCGTGTGCATCTTCACCGCAGAGGGTAATTTCACAGCGATCATTGAATAAGGTATCGGTGGCGACCAGCGAAAGGGCGCTCTTTGCACTGCCTTCGAGGCCGGTACGGATATTTTTCCAGCGCACATTAGATTGAAAGGAATTACAAAGACGTTCGATGTGGCCTGCTGGTCTGGCATGAATTCCGTCCTTAAGCTCACATTGATAGCTTATTAATTCTGACATAACCACTCCCAATAAATAGCTAAGAGAAACGCTGTTAAATTTTTCCAGGCAGATGTGACACTCTGCGTTCGATGTTTAATATCCTTCCGCGTTTGCCCGGAGGATTGAATAGAAAAAATGTGTCCTTTACTTGAAAAAAGGTTTCCTTTTTTTATTTTGTGAACCTTGTCATAAATTAATGACGGCTGCGAGAGGTGGTGCCGGAATTGCTATTAAAGTTTCATTTTTACTCTTTAATGCCTGGCGGAGAGAGGAGTAAATAATAGGCATATCTCTTTAATTCCCCTGATGGTGAGTAATATGCATTTTCGTGGGCTGTTATTTGATTTGGATGGGACCTTAGTCAACTCACTGGATTTCGTCGAAGCGTCGTGGAGTGCCTGGGCAAATAGAAAAGGCTTTAACGCCGGGGAAGTACGTAATTATCTGCATGGCAAACCGGCCATCAGCACGCTGCGTCATTTTATGCCGGACGCCAGCGAGGCGACGATCGGGCAGGAATTCCTGGCGCTGGAGGATTATGAAGCTCGCAACACCGAGGGGATTACCCCGGTTGCTGGCGCCGCCGAATTCCTCACCCGGCTCAACGCGCTTAACGTTCCCTGGGGAATTGTCACCTCAGGCTCGTTGCGGGTCGCTTCTGCACGTATTCACCAGGCCGGTTTTCCGTTTCCTGGCGTGCTGGTGACCAGTGAGGATATTCAGCACGGTAAACCCCATCCGGAACCATTCCTTAAAGGTGCGCAGAAACTCAAAGTATCCCCGTCCGGGTGTATCGCCTTTGAAGATTCGGAGGCGGGACTGCGCTCAGCCAGTGCGGCGGGGAGTGTGGTGGTAGAGGTTCTGACGTCACAATCGACCGTCCATGATATTGAGGCTTACGCCACCATCCGCCATTACCTCGACCTCGCTGTGACGCATCAGCGTGGTGCCGATTTTTCTCTCAGGTTTTAACCACGGAGTTTGAAATGTCCTCAAGAAACATCCTGGCGAACGCGATTCGTTTTCTCAGTATTGATGCGGTGCAACGCGCCAAATCGGGCCATCCTGGCGCACCCATGGGCATGGCCGATATTGCTGAGGTTTTGTGGCGTGATTTCCTCAACCATAACCCGAACAATCCTCACTGGGCTGGCCGCGATCGCTTTGTGCTGTCAAATGGTCACGGTTCGATGTTGCTCTACAGCCTGTTGCATCTGAGCGGTTATGATCTGCCGCTTGAACAGCTGAAAAACTTTCGTCAGCTGCACTCGCAAACACCGGGGCATCCGGAAGTGGGATATACCGCAGGCGTGGAAACCACCACGGGCCCGCTGGGCCAGGGGCTGGCCAATGCGGTAGGGATGGCGATTGCCGAAAAAACGCTGGCCGCGCAATTTAATCGCCCCGGTCACGATATCGTCGATCATTTCACCTATGTCTTTATGGGCGATGGCTGTCTGATGGAAGGTATTTCCCATGAGGTTAGCTCGCTGGCCGGTACCCTGAAACTGGGCAAACTGGTGGCCTTCTATGACGACAACGGAATTTCCATCGACGGTCATGTTACTGGCTGGTTTACCGACGATACCGCGCAACGTTTCGCGGCGTATGGCTGGCATGTGGTTCGCGGTATTGATGGCCATGATGTCGATGCCATCAAACGTGCCATTGAGGAAGCCCGCGCGGTCACCGATAAGCCCTCCCTGTTGATGTGTAAAACCATTATCGGGTTCGGTTCGCCGCATAAAGCAGGAACGCACGATGTTCACGGTGCGCCGCTCGGCGATGCCGAAGTGGCGGCCACGCGCGACGCGTTAGGCTGGCACTATCCACCGTTCGACATCCCTTCAGAGATCTACGCGCAATGGGATGCGAAAGAGGCCGGACAGGCAAAAGAAGCGGCATGGAACAACAAATTCGCTGCGTATGCGAAAGACTTCCCGCAGGAGGCGGCTGAGTTTACCCGACGTATGCAGGGAGCATTGCCCGCGGATTTCTCCGGTAAAGCCCAGGCGTATATTGAACGGTTGCAACAACAACCCGCGAACATCGCCAGCCGCAAAGCCTCGCAGAACACGATTGAAACGTTCGGTCCCTGGCTGCCTGAGTTTCTTGGCGGTTCGGCTGATCTGGCTCCCTCGAACCTGACGCTGTGG
The window above is part of the Pantoea cypripedii genome. Proteins encoded here:
- a CDS encoding HAD-IA family hydrolase; amino-acid sequence: MHFRGLLFDLDGTLVNSLDFVEASWSAWANRKGFNAGEVRNYLHGKPAISTLRHFMPDASEATIGQEFLALEDYEARNTEGITPVAGAAEFLTRLNALNVPWGIVTSGSLRVASARIHQAGFPFPGVLVTSEDIQHGKPHPEPFLKGAQKLKVSPSGCIAFEDSEAGLRSASAAGSVVVEVLTSQSTVHDIEAYATIRHYLDLAVTHQRGADFSLRF
- the tkt gene encoding transketolase, which gives rise to MSSRNILANAIRFLSIDAVQRAKSGHPGAPMGMADIAEVLWRDFLNHNPNNPHWAGRDRFVLSNGHGSMLLYSLLHLSGYDLPLEQLKNFRQLHSQTPGHPEVGYTAGVETTTGPLGQGLANAVGMAIAEKTLAAQFNRPGHDIVDHFTYVFMGDGCLMEGISHEVSSLAGTLKLGKLVAFYDDNGISIDGHVTGWFTDDTAQRFAAYGWHVVRGIDGHDVDAIKRAIEEARAVTDKPSLLMCKTIIGFGSPHKAGTHDVHGAPLGDAEVAATRDALGWHYPPFDIPSEIYAQWDAKEAGQAKEAAWNNKFAAYAKDFPQEAAEFTRRMQGALPADFSGKAQAYIERLQQQPANIASRKASQNTIETFGPWLPEFLGGSADLAPSNLTLWSGAKALNEECAGNYLHYGVREFGMTAIANGVALHGGFLPYTSTFLMFMEYARNAVRMAALMKQRQVMVYTHDSIGLGEDGPTHQPVEQIASLRLTPNLSTWRPCDQVESAVAWKYGVERQDGPTALIFSRQNLAQQQRSAQQLQDIARGGYVLKACNGEPQLILIATGSEVELAVTAWNQLKAEGVRVRVVSLPCTDVFDSQDAAYREAVLPKAVSARIAIEASITDYWYKYIGLHGTIIGMKSYGESAPAEQLYAEFGITVDAIVQQAKVLLA